The region TTGAAGCTTGTAAAGCCAGATATTTTACTGATCTAATGGATTGATATTTGGGAGTAGAATTAGCTTCTACTCTATTAAAGCCTACTAGGATTGTCACTTATGACAGCCATAGTAGGCTTTTTTTGTTGGAAAATATCGGTTGGACAAGCTTTACACACTACAACACTTTATAACGATGAAAGGGAGAGGCTCCTACATGCAAGAATTGAAGAAGAAAATCCTGCAAGAGGGAAGAGTATTATCTGATCAGGTATTAAAGGTTGATTCTTTTTTGAATCATCAGGTTGATCCACAGCTTATGGTGGGTATCGGCAAGGAATTTTCCGCAAGAATCCATGAAGGCTACGCCACAGAAAACAAAAAAGTAACTAAAATCTTAACGATTGAATCCTCTGGAATTCCTGCCGCTTTGACAACTGGCTTAGAGCTTGATGTACCAGTTATTTTTGCCCGCAAGAAAAAATCCTTAACGATGACAGACGAAAATTATGTGTCTCAGGTTTACTCCTTTACAAAGGAAGAGACAAACGAT is a window of Bacillus horti DNA encoding:
- a CDS encoding xanthine phosphoribosyltransferase, which translates into the protein MQELKKKILQEGRVLSDQVLKVDSFLNHQVDPQLMVGIGKEFSARIHEGYATENKKVTKILTIESSGIPAALTTGLELDVPVIFARKKKSLTMTDENYVSQVYSFTKEETNDITVSKKFLDADEHVYIIDDFLAHGAAAHGLIDIVQQAGATIAGIGIIIEKSFQDGGQKLRDLGYPVHSLARIKSLRDGIVEFMEDEHS